In one window of Thalassotalea agarivorans DNA:
- a CDS encoding succinate dehydrogenase iron-sulfur subunit, with protein sequence MKQIFSVYRYNPDVDAKPYMQDYELDLPEGSDMMVLDALILLKEQDPSLSFRRSCREGVCGSDGLNMNGKNGLACITPLSAVKAKKIVLRPLPGLPVVRDLIIDMSQFYAQYEKIKPYLINDGKNQPAREHLQSPEEREHLDGLYECILCACCSTSCPSFWWNPDKFIGPAGLLHAYRFLIDSRDTATDERLDDLQDAYSVFRCHGIMNCVDVCPKGLNPTKAIGHIKSMLLSRAV encoded by the coding sequence ATGAAGCAAATTTTCTCAGTATATCGTTACAATCCTGATGTAGATGCAAAACCTTACATGCAGGATTATGAGCTGGACCTTCCAGAAGGTTCAGACATGATGGTATTAGATGCCTTGATTCTGTTAAAAGAACAAGATCCATCGTTATCATTCCGTCGCTCATGCCGTGAAGGTGTTTGTGGTAGTGACGGCTTAAACATGAACGGTAAAAATGGCTTGGCTTGTATTACGCCGCTTTCTGCTGTTAAAGCAAAGAAAATCGTATTACGTCCATTACCTGGCTTACCGGTTGTGCGTGACTTAATTATCGACATGTCGCAATTCTACGCGCAGTACGAAAAAATTAAGCCTTACTTAATCAATGATGGTAAGAACCAACCAGCACGTGAACATTTACAATCACCTGAAGAGCGCGAGCATCTAGATGGTTTGTATGAGTGTATTTTATGTGCGTGTTGTTCAACTTCATGTCCGTCATTCTGGTGGAACCCAGACAAGTTCATTGGTCCAGCAGGTCTACTTCACGCTTATCGCTTCTTAATCGATAGCCGTGATACTGCCACTGACGAACGTTTAGATGATTTACAAGATGCATACAGCGTATTCCGTTGTCACGGCATCATGAACTGTGTGGACGTTTGTCCTAAGGGACTAAACCCGACGAAAGCGATTGGCCATATCAAGTCAATGCTTCTCTCCCGCGCAGTATAA